One Erythrobacter aureus DNA segment encodes these proteins:
- a CDS encoding cytochrome ubiquinol oxidase subunit I: MFEQFDALLLARIQFAFTVSFHFFFPAFTIGLASFLMVLEGLWLKTGRQLYLDLFKYWVKIFAIVFAMGVVSGIVMSYQFGTNWAVFSDVAGPVIGPLMAYEVLTAFFLEAGFLGVMLFGMNKVGKKLHFFATCMVALGTFVSAFWILSVNSWMQTPTGFEMAANGQILPGESWWDIVFNPSFPYRLVHTVMAAYLTTAFVVGGVGAWHLLKDRTNLHARKMFSMAMWMAAIVTPLQIFAGDLHGLNTLEHQPQKVMAMEGHFDSHPDGAPLILFGIPNSAEKRVDYAIEIPKASSLILKHDADAPLAGLDTVPDDEEPPVGMVFWSFRIMVGLGFAMLGIGLWSLYARWRKNLYDWPLLHKAAVVMGPSGFIAVLAGWITTEVGRQPYVVYGLLRTADAASPLDAPAVAVSLLAFIVVYFAVFGIGIWYILRLMSHAPHVGELGAKRGDTGPIRTAGITPGPTQNPGHDEPLPTEKEEG; encoded by the coding sequence ATGTTCGAACAGTTCGACGCCCTCTTGCTCGCACGCATACAGTTCGCCTTCACGGTGAGCTTCCACTTCTTTTTTCCGGCCTTCACGATCGGGCTTGCGAGCTTTCTGATGGTTCTCGAGGGGCTGTGGCTCAAGACCGGCAGGCAGCTTTATCTGGACCTGTTCAAATACTGGGTGAAGATCTTCGCCATCGTATTCGCGATGGGCGTCGTGTCCGGCATCGTCATGAGCTATCAGTTCGGCACCAACTGGGCCGTATTCTCGGACGTTGCCGGGCCGGTGATCGGGCCGCTGATGGCCTATGAAGTGCTGACCGCCTTTTTCCTCGAAGCGGGGTTCCTCGGGGTGATGCTGTTCGGCATGAACAAGGTCGGCAAGAAGCTGCATTTCTTCGCGACCTGCATGGTGGCCTTGGGCACCTTCGTATCCGCCTTCTGGATCCTGTCAGTGAATAGCTGGATGCAGACGCCCACAGGCTTCGAAATGGCTGCCAACGGGCAGATTCTCCCGGGCGAAAGCTGGTGGGACATCGTGTTCAATCCGAGCTTTCCCTATCGCCTGGTCCATACGGTCATGGCCGCTTATCTGACCACTGCCTTCGTGGTGGGCGGGGTGGGGGCGTGGCACCTGCTCAAGGACCGGACCAACCTCCATGCGCGCAAGATGTTCTCGATGGCGATGTGGATGGCCGCGATCGTCACGCCGCTCCAAATCTTCGCGGGCGATCTGCATGGTCTCAACACGCTGGAACACCAGCCGCAGAAGGTAATGGCGATGGAGGGGCATTTCGACAGCCACCCCGATGGTGCGCCGCTGATCCTGTTCGGGATACCGAATAGCGCGGAAAAGCGGGTCGATTACGCGATCGAAATCCCCAAGGCTTCTTCGCTCATTCTCAAGCACGATGCCGATGCGCCGCTGGCCGGGCTCGATACCGTACCCGACGACGAAGAACCGCCCGTAGGGATGGTCTTCTGGTCGTTCCGTATAATGGTCGGCCTCGGTTTTGCCATGCTCGGAATCGGTCTGTGGAGCCTCTACGCACGATGGCGAAAGAACCTTTACGATTGGCCGTTGCTGCACAAGGCGGCGGTCGTCATGGGGCCGTCGGGCTTCATCGCCGTGCTGGCGGGCTGGATAACCACCGAAGTCGGACGTCAACCTTACGTCGTTTACGGCTTGCTAAGGACCGCCGACGCGGCAAGCCCGCTCGACGCGCCCGCCGTAGCGGTTTCCCTGCTGGCATTCATTGTCGTCTATTTCGCCGTCTTCGGCATCGGCATTTGGTATATCCTGCGCTTGATGAGCCATGCACCGCATGTCGGCGAACTGGGGGCGAAGCGCGGCGATACGGGGCCGATCCGCACTGCCGGTATCACACCCGGCCCCACCCAGAACCCGGGCCATGATGAACCGCTGCCGACCGAGAAGGAGGAGGGATAA
- a CDS encoding peroxiredoxin: MSLHIGDTAPNFTAATTAGEIELHSWSGDSWVFFFSHPADFTPVCTTEMGMTAKLAEKFEQRNVKPLGLSTDTVEEHCKWVKDVDETQGVTLRFPIVADPDLKIARLYDMIHPDESETAAVRSVFIIDPQNKIRLTMTYPMSVGRNFDEILRVVDSLQTGDRAGIATPANWKPGEDVIIPPSVSDEEAREKFPQGFETIKPYLRTTKLG, from the coding sequence ATGTCTCTTCACATTGGCGATACCGCGCCGAACTTTACCGCAGCCACCACCGCTGGCGAGATCGAGCTGCATAGCTGGTCGGGCGATAGCTGGGTGTTCTTCTTCAGCCACCCCGCAGATTTCACCCCCGTCTGCACCACGGAAATGGGCATGACCGCTAAGCTTGCCGAGAAATTCGAACAGCGCAACGTGAAGCCTCTCGGACTGTCGACCGATACGGTCGAGGAGCATTGCAAGTGGGTAAAGGACGTCGACGAAACCCAGGGCGTAACGCTTCGTTTCCCGATCGTTGCCGATCCCGATCTGAAGATCGCCCGGCTTTACGACATGATTCATCCGGACGAGAGCGAGACGGCTGCTGTTCGCTCCGTCTTCATCATCGATCCGCAGAACAAGATCCGTCTGACGATGACCTATCCGATGAGCGTCGGGCGCAATTTCGATGAGATCCTGCGGGTCGTCGACAGCCTCCAGACCGGTGATCGGGCGGGGATCGCCACGCCCGCCAACTGGAAGCCCGGCGAGGACGTGATCATCCCGCCTTCGGTCAGCGATGAAGAGGCGCGCGAGAAATTCCCGCAAGGGTTCGAGACGATCAAACCCTATCTGCGCACCACGAAGCTAGGGTGA
- a CDS encoding ferritin-like domain-containing protein, which translates to MSGSSYLLPILMSGLAMVFGGTLVNASDTTDADAKALHMALDDEYRAEATYAAVIEAFGEVRPFIRIIDAERRHAARVKAEMDRLGIGYDPANPYLGSIPAPPTLLAACEQGVSAEIENIALYDRLLPTIRDQGVRAVLSNLQRASRERHLPAFERCVARGGQAGRGPGRRR; encoded by the coding sequence ATGTCCGGTTCCAGTTACCTTCTGCCGATCCTGATGTCTGGCCTCGCGATGGTCTTCGGCGGCACGCTTGTGAATGCCTCGGACACCACCGATGCCGACGCCAAGGCACTGCATATGGCGCTCGACGATGAATATCGGGCCGAAGCGACCTATGCTGCGGTCATCGAAGCCTTTGGCGAAGTGCGTCCCTTTATCAGGATCATCGACGCGGAACGGCGCCACGCTGCCCGGGTGAAGGCGGAAATGGACCGGCTCGGTATCGGCTATGATCCGGCCAATCCCTATCTCGGCTCGATCCCGGCACCGCCGACATTGCTGGCGGCCTGCGAGCAGGGCGTTTCTGCCGAGATCGAGAATATCGCGCTTTACGACCGCCTACTCCCGACCATTCGGGACCAAGGAGTGCGAGCGGTCCTGAGCAATCTTCAGCGGGCATCTCGCGAACGTCACCTTCCCGCTTTCGAGCGTTGTGTCGCCCGCGGTGGGCAGGCCGGGCGAGGCCCCGGCCGCCGTCGCTAG